In the genome of Polynucleobacter sp. TSB-Sco08W16, the window ACCTTAAAACTCAAACTTGGCGATCAAATCACCTTTGAAGTGGCAGGTGAGAAGGTGGTTGCCCCTATTACTTCTTTGCGTAAGCTTGATTGGGGCTCAATGCGTGTGAACTTTTTTGTCATCATGCCGCCATCGCAATTAGCTGGAATGCCACAATCGTGGATTACTTCGTATTACCAAGACCCCGCAAAAGAATCTATGGATTTTCAGCTTAGCCAGGCCAATCCCAATCTAACAATCGTTGATGTATCGGCATCCTTGCAACAAATTCAGGAGGTACTGAATAAATTATCTGCCGCACTTGGCCTCTTATTTGCCTTTACTGTGATTGCAGCAATCTTGGTGTTGATTGCAGCAATTGCAGCAACTCAAGATGAGCGCTTCAGAAATGCTGCTCTTTTAAAAGCTATGGGTGCATCCCGTACAGTGTTATCGCAAATAGCCCGCACTGAGTTACTCATCATTGGCTTTGCTGCTGGCTTGTTAGCGGGTGTGGCAGCCGGCGCTGCTGCTTGGGCGCTCGGACGCTACGTTATGGATATTGAATTTAATGCCTTTGCGGAGGCTATCTTGATGGGTGTTACTTTCGGGGTAGTTGCATCTCTTACAGCGGGCTATCGCTTTCAGAATCGAATTCAAGGCGCTACGGCAGTTGAATGTTTGCGTGAGGCCTAAAAGCCTAAGAGAGTTTCACTAAGCTCTTAGGTAGCTCGACCAGTCTCGAGCCAGCAAGGCGGTCTGGCAAGCTTTGACGAAGCCCAGATTCTCTACGATCGAGATAAATGCTTAAGGGCCAAATAAACAGAGCGACAGTGAAGATCATCTCAATAATCTGCCACTTTTCTAAGTGAAAAATCCATTGCAATAGCACGCATGGCGCAAGCCAGAGCGAGCCATAGATATAACGCCTCATTGCTTGAGGTCTCGTCAAATTAAATCCATTGCTAGCAATCAAACGAATGCGCCACGTTTGCATGGCTAATGTTTGACCAGACTTAGTCCAATACCAAACAAAGTAAACGCCTAGGACAAGATAAAGATATAGGAAGGAGAGCCAGCTAGGCAGCGCTATTCCAAACATCATGCCTAATAGCAAGTTTGGCACTAAAAATGTGAGGGCAATAACACCGAGCAGAACCAGTTGTTCATAAAGGCAGCAAGAGACCCGACGCCAAAAATTTGGAGCAGGTAATACATTGAGTTCAGTAGGCGTCATTAATAAACTAGAACAACAACAGCTCAATACACTTCTGAGCTGGGGGGCGTAGGCGACGTAGGCTCAGGAACCACAGCCCTGGGTCTTGGCGCTGGAGGGGGTGGGGTGGTGTCTTGTTTAATAGTGTGTTGCTGAAGGGTGGGCGCATTGATGGCATTCGGTTTTTTCTTGGCCTCCATCTCGGCTAATTTTTTCTTCTGCTCGTCACTCAGCTTTTGATATGCACTCCAAGCCTCTGCCTTTTTCTCAGCAGGAAACTTGAGGCTAATTAAATAATTTTCACGTGCAATGCGACGATCTTTTTGAGAGAGATTAGACCAACTGGCCATGCGAGATTGCAGGCGCTCTTGATCGGTTGCGCTCATCTTCGGGTAGATGTTGGCGACATAGATCCATTTCTTGCGACTGTCTGGAAGCATGTAGTCCCAGTCACTCTCTAGGGGAGCGAGGACCTTTTGCTGCGAAGGGTTTAGGCCTTCCCAAGTCCCATCTGGCGTCTTGGCGGGTATGGCGGCGGACTTGCCGTGAGATCCGCTAGGCGCAGTTTGCGCCTTAGCTGTTGGAGCAAAAATTAAAAAGATGCCCACTACCATCGCCAAAAAGGCGCTAGAAGTAGAGGACATCATTTTTTGCTGCATTGATCGTTTTAAGTTATTTGCTTGGGGCCAAAGAAGAAGTGCTGTCTTGAGAATCCGAGAGTGGACCATTTTTCAAGAAAGCCATAAAGCCGCTATCAGCATACGCATCTGGAGGAACATCATCCGTGAGTAAAGCGGCATCTACTTCGGCAATATCGTTGATGCGAGATTCATCTTGCCATTGGGCAATGCCAATTAAGCCAAATACAAGTACTACCAAAGGAGCTACCCAACCAACGGTATCCCAAACACCGTTAGAGGAGCGAGGTGACCAATTACCAGCGAAACCAGCAAAAACAGGTTTTTGAACCAATATCTTTTCAGGTTTGCGGACAGCCAAAGCCTTCATACGGGCGGCATGTAAGCGGTCTTTGATGCCAGCAGGCAAACTTTGAGCGCTCTGACTTAACAGGGCGGCACTCGCTCGACCAAATTGGTCTGCTTCTAACTGGGTGAGGGTTTCATCTCGATGTTTCACAGGGTAATTCCTTTTAATTTCAATGCTTTAGCTAGAGTTTGGGTGGCTCTAGAACAATGCGTTTTGACACTGCCTTCGCTACAACTCATGGCTTTGGCAGTCTCAGTAATGCTTAACTCATCCCAATAACGCATTAGGAAGGCTTCTCGTTGACGTACAGGTAATTTAGCTATTTCTGACTCTAAAGCCTGTAAAAGCTGACTTTGTTCTAGTTTTTGAGACCCATCTTGGTGAATTTCGCTGTTATCTGGGGCTGAAAGGGACTCTAGGGGGTCAAAATCATCACTTTCATCGCTTTTTCTGCCCATACTCGAAAACAGGGTGACCCAAGTGTTTCTGACTTTTTGACGTCGAAAGTGGTCATGAATGCGGTTTTGTAAGATTCTAGTGAAGACCAATGGAAGTTCAGAAATAGGCCTATCACCGTATTTCTCAGCCAATTTGATCATTGCATCTTGAACAATATCCATAGCAGCATCATCATCACGCACGGCATATACCGCCTGCTTGAAGGCGCGCTGCTCGACACTACTTAGAAAGTCGGATAGTTCTTGGGCTGATGCCATGCAATCGATTACACCTGAATCGGTAAGAGTTGAGCTATTTTAGGGGATTGCTATAGAATATAGGGCTTACTACCTAGATTCTCATTTACGAAGTGGTTTTTCCGGTAGCAGCGCCGTTCGAACTCAGGCCATAAGCAGGAGATAGAACAGACCAAACAATTTTTTGCCGAAAATTGCAAAGGACGAAAGAAAATGAATACAAGCAGCGCCGAATTTTTAGCTACTAAAGCTAATCAAGACTCAACAAATACAAATCCCGTAACAGCTCCTCCAGAAATGATTGGTGCTGAAATGCTCGTGCATGCATTGCACAAAGAGGGTGTTGAATTCGTGTGGGGTTACCCAGGCGGTTCCGTTCTCTTCATCTACGACGAGATTTTTAAACAAGATAAGTTTGAACATATTTTGGTCCGTCATGAACAAGCAGCCGTTCATGCAGCCGATGGTTACGCACGCGCAACCGGTAAGGTTGGAGTTGCCCTAGTAACTTCGGGTCCAGGTGTGACCAATGCAGTTACCGGTATTGCTACTGCCTACACTGATTCGATCCCGATGGTGATCATCAGCGGTAACGTACCGACATACGCAATTGGTGAAGATGCATTCCAAGAGGCTGATACTGTTGGTATCACCCGCCCAGTGGTAAAGCACAACTTCCTTGTGAAGGATGTGAAAGATCTACCGCTGGTGTTGAAGAAGGCATTTCACATTGCACAAACAGGTCGTCCAGGCCCAGTATTGATTGATATCCCCAAGGATGTCTCTGCGGCTAAAGGCCCGTTTGTGTATCCAGAAACCTTGGAGATGCGCTCCTACAATCCGGTAGTGAAAGGCCATAGTGGGCAGATCCGCAAAGCGGTTGCTTTGCTGCAAGAAGCCGAGCGTCCCTATATCTACACCGGTGGTGGCGTCATTCTTTCGGATGCCGCTCCAGAGTTAAAAGAATTTGCTGAGCTCTTGGGTTATCCAGTGACCAATACCTTAATGGGTTTGGGTGGCTTCCCAGGTACCAGTCCGCAATTTTTAGGCATGCTCGGTATGCATGGAACCTACGAAGCCAATATGGCGATGCAGCACAGTGATGTGTTGATTGCCATTGGTGCTCGTTTTGATGATCGCGTCATTGGCAATACCCAGCACTTTGCAAGTCATCCGCGAAAAATCATCCATATCGATATCGATCCATCCGTTATCTCTAAGCGCGTCAGGGTGGATGTCCCCATCGTTGGCAATCTCAAAGAGGTGTTAGTTGAGATGACTGCGCAATTAAAGGCTGGTGGTGCGCGTAAGAACGGCGATAAAGTGGCGGCATGGTGGGATCAGATCAACGAGTGGCGCAAAAAAGATTGCTTGAAGTTTGATGAAGCCTCACAAATCGTGAAGCCGCAGTATGTAGTTCAAAAACTTTGGGAACTTACTGGTGGTGACGCCATTATTACTTCAGACGTTGGTCAACATCAGATGTGGGCTGCCCAGTTTTATAAGTTTGATAAGCCACGTCGCTGGATCAACTCTGGCGGTCTTGGCACCATGGGGGTTGGTTTACCTTATGCAATGGGTATTAAGAAAGCTTTCCCTGAGCAGGACGTCTTTGCCATCACAGGCGAAGGCTCTATTCAGATGTGTATTCAAGAGCTATCGACTTGCAAGCAGTACAACACACCTGTAAAGATTGTTTCTTTGAATAATCGTTACTTGGGAATGGTGCGTCAGTGGCAAGAGCTTACTTATAACAAGCGTTATTCGAGCTCCTACATGGATTCTTTGCCTGACTTTGTGAAGTTGGCCGAGGCTTATGGTCACGTTGGCATGCGCATTGAGAAAAAATCAGATGTGGAGGGTGCGCTCAAAGAGGCAATCCGTTTAAAAGATCGCACTGTATTTATGGATTTCCAGACAGACCCAGAAGAAAACGTTTGGCCTATGGTTCAAGCAGGCAAGGGTATTACTGAAATGCTTTTGGGTAGTGAGGATCTGTAATGCGACACATTATTTCTGTATTAATTGAGAACGAGCCGGGCGCATTGTCACGCGTAGTAGGTCTTTTCTCTGCTCGCGGTTACAACATTGATACCTTAAGTGTTGCGCCGACTGAAGATCCATCGCTCTCCCGGATGACGATTGTGACCTTTGGTTCTGATGATGTCATCGAGCAAATTACAAAGCACTTAAACCGTTTGGTTGAAGTGGTAAAAGTATTTGATCTGAGTGAAGGCCCTCATATTGAGCGTGAACTCATGATGATCAAAGTACGCGCTGTCGGTAAAGAACGTGAAGAACTCAAGCGTACAACCGATATCTTCCGCGGTCGCATTATTGATGTGACTGATAAGAGTTACACCATCGAGTTAACTGGTGATGGTGCCAAATTGGATGCCTTTATCGATTCGATTGACCGTGCATCAATCCTAGAGACTGTCCGCTCGGGTGGTTCTGGTATTGGGCGCGGTGAACGTATCCTCAAGGTTTAATTTTTTTAACTGATTACTGCATTAATTACATTTTCAAAACAAGGAAAGAGCATGAAAGTTTTTTACGATAAAGACGCCGATTTGTCCCTCATTAAGGGCAAGAAAGTCACCATCATTGGTTACGGTTCACAAGGTCACGCACACGCTTTGAACCTAAAAGATTCTGGCTGTAACGTTACTGTTGGTTTGCGTAAAGACGGCGCTTCCTGGAGCAAGGCTGCGAACGCAGGCTTGACAGTAAAAGAAGTTGGCGAAGCAGTTAAGGATGCCGATGTAGTGATGATGCTTTTGCCTGATGAGCAAATCGCTGATGTATACAGCAAAGAAGTACATGGCAATATCAAGCAAGGCGCTGCGCTTGCATTTGCTCACGGTTTTAATGTTCACTACGGTCAAGTTCAACCACGCGCTGACTTAGACGTCATCATGATTGCCCCTAAGGCTCCTGGCCATACTGTTCGTGGTACCTACGCACAGGGTGGTGGTGTTCCTCATTTGATCGCTGTGTACCAGGATAAATCGGGCTCTGCTCGTGATGTTGCCTTGTCATACGCAACAGCGAACGGTGGCGGTCGCGCTGGCATTATCGAAACCAATTTCCGCGAAGAAACTGAAACTGACTTGTTCGGTGAGCAAGCTGTTCTCTGTGGTGGCGCAGTTGAATTGATTAAAGCTGGTTTTGAAACTTTGGTTGAAGCTGGTTATGCACCAGAGATGGCTTACTTCGAGTGCTTGCATGAGCTCAAATTGATCGTAGATTTGATCTACGAAGGTGGTATCGCTAATATGAACTACTCAATTTCTAACAATGCTGAGTACGGTGAGTATGTAACTGGCCCACGCGTAGTGACCGAAGATACTAAGAATGCAATGCGTCAGTGCTTGAAAGATATTCAGACTGGCGAATATGCTAAGAGCTTCATCCTTGAAAACAAGGCAGGCGCTCCTACTTTGATCTCCCGTCGTCGCTTGAATGCTGAGCACGACATTGAGGTGGTTGGTGCAAAACTCCGTGCCATGATGCCTTGGATTGCTAAGAACAAATTGGTTGATCAGACTAAGAACTAAGCATTTCCATTTATAGAAGTACTTACAAAGGCTCAGAACAAAAATGATGTATCCACACCCCATTATTGCAAAAGAAGGTTGGCCCTATTTGGCGCTAGTGGGAGTGGTGACTTTGCTGGTTCACTATCTTGGTGGCATTGCATGGTCCTGGCCACTCTGGATCATCTTTATCTTTGTTCTGCAGTTCTTCCGCGATCCACAGCGCATTCCTGCGCTTGGCCGTGATCTTGTTTTATCTCCTGCTGATGGACGTATCGTTGTAGTAGAAGTTACAAATGATCCCTACGCAGGCCGTGAAGCGCTCAAAATCAGCGTGTTCATGAACGTATTTAACGTGCACTCCAATCGTAGCTCTGTAAATGGCTTGGTCAAAGAGATTCAGTACTTTCCAGGTAAATTTGTGAATGCTGACTTGGATAAAGCTTCTACTGAGAATGAGCGTAATGCAGTGGTAATTGATGCCAATGGTCAAATCGTGACTTTAGTTCAAGTTGCAGGTTTGATTGCGCGCCGTATTCTTTGCTACATCCACGTAGGTGATCGTCTTAAAGCGGGTGAACGCTACGGATTTATTCGCTTTGGCTCGCGTGTAGATGTGTATTTACCCTTAAACGCAGAACCATTGGTTTCTGTTGGTGATAAAGTATTTGCAACCAATACCGCTTTGGCACGTGTGCCAGGGCTAGATTGATTCGAAACTTTACCGGGATACTGCTTGACTACATTTCGCCGTCGCGGCCGTATTAATCGCAGTCGCTTAGCTCATCGCCGTACTGAGTCCATTCAAGACCAGTGGGCTGAAGATATGGGTGATGGGGTGGATTACGAAGTAGAGGAGCTCCATCCACCTAAACCACGCCTTCGTAGCAAAGGCATTTATTTACTTCCAAACGCATTTACTACTGCTGCATTGTTCAGTGGTTTCTTTGCGATTGTGAATGCAATGAACGATCAATTCCAGATCGCAGCTATTGCTATCTTTGCATCACTTGTTCTCGATGGTATGGATGGTCGTGTAGCCCGTATGACTAATACCCAAAGTGCATTTGGCGAACAATATGATTCCCTGGCTGATATGGTGTCTTTTGGAGTTGCACCTGCCTTAGTCGCATACGAGTGGGCTTTAAAAGATTTGGGTAAGTGGGGCTGGTTAGCAGCTTTTACTTACTGTGCGGGCGCTGCACTGCGTCTAGCTCGCTTTAACGTCAATACTGGTGTAGTTGATAAAAAATTCTTCCAAGGCTTACCTAGTCCTGCAGCAGGTTCCCTGATGGCTGGCTTTATCTGGCTAGCGGATGACAATAAGATTCCGGTGCGCGATACCGCTATTCCCTGGATCACATTCTTTATTGCTGTTTATGCAGGCTTGACCATGGTTTCTAACGCTCGCTTTTATAGCGGCAAAGCTCTGGATGTGCGTTACCGCGTGCCGTTCGGCGTCATGGTTCTCTTAATTCTGACCTTTGTCTTAATTTCATCTAATCCACCCTTGACGCTCTTTGGCTTGTTTGTGATTTATTCAATCTCGGGCTATGTGATTTGGGCTTGGGAGCATCTGAGCGGTAAGCGTTTTAGCTAATTCCCTATTTTTGGGGTATATTAATTCCATGTTGATGAATTTTTCACCTTTATCTGGCCTCCTTCTACTGGCACTAAGCATTACGCTTGGGGCGGGTAAGGCCTGAGTTAATGAGATAAAGAGATCCATTAACCACCAATACCAGCCCCAGCAAATTGCTGGGGTTTTTGTTTTAAAGACCGTAATACCGAATTATTAAAGAATTCAGTTAAGAAGCTAAATTAGTAATCCAAACCGGAGAGTAGTGATGAGCGACAAAGTAATCATTTTTGACACCACCTTGCGTGATGGCGAACAATCCCCTGGCGCGTCGATGACCAAGGACGAGAAGGTTCGTATTGCTCGTCAACTAGAGCGTCTTAAGGTAGATGTGATTGAAGCTGGTTTTGCTGCAAGCTCAGAAGGCGACTTTCAAGCAATTTCTGCGGTGGCTGCTACCATCAAAGATTCAATCGTCTGTTCATTAGCTAGAGCCAATGACAAAGACATCACCCGCGCAGCCGATGCCTTGCAGGCGGCGAATGCCAAGCGTATTCATGCCTTCTTAGCCACAAGTCCATTGCATATGGCGGTGAAGTTGCGCATGTCTCCGGAGGAAGTATTGGAGCAGGCAAAACGCTCAATTCGTTTCGCTAGAAACTTGGCTTCTGATATTGAATTTTCTGCAGAAGATGGTTATCGCT includes:
- a CDS encoding RNA polymerase sigma factor, whose amino-acid sequence is MASAQELSDFLSSVEQRAFKQAVYAVRDDDAAMDIVQDAMIKLAEKYGDRPISELPLVFTRILQNRIHDHFRRQKVRNTWVTLFSSMGRKSDESDDFDPLESLSAPDNSEIHQDGSQKLEQSQLLQALESEIAKLPVRQREAFLMRYWDELSITETAKAMSCSEGSVKTHCSRATQTLAKALKLKGITL
- a CDS encoding DUF3619 family protein is translated as MKHRDETLTQLEADQFGRASAALLSQSAQSLPAGIKDRLHAARMKALAVRKPEKILVQKPVFAGFAGNWSPRSSNGVWDTVGWVAPLVVLVFGLIGIAQWQDESRINDIAEVDAALLTDDVPPDAYADSGFMAFLKNGPLSDSQDSTSSLAPSK
- a CDS encoding phosphatidylserine decarboxylase, producing MMYPHPIIAKEGWPYLALVGVVTLLVHYLGGIAWSWPLWIIFIFVLQFFRDPQRIPALGRDLVLSPADGRIVVVEVTNDPYAGREALKISVFMNVFNVHSNRSSVNGLVKEIQYFPGKFVNADLDKASTENERNAVVIDANGQIVTLVQVAGLIARRILCYIHVGDRLKAGERYGFIRFGSRVDVYLPLNAEPLVSVGDKVFATNTALARVPGLD
- a CDS encoding DUF3106 domain-containing protein — encoded protein: MMSSTSSAFLAMVVGIFLIFAPTAKAQTAPSGSHGKSAAIPAKTPDGTWEGLNPSQQKVLAPLESDWDYMLPDSRKKWIYVANIYPKMSATDQERLQSRMASWSNLSQKDRRIARENYLISLKFPAEKKAEAWSAYQKLSDEQKKKLAEMEAKKKPNAINAPTLQQHTIKQDTTPPPPAPRPRAVVPEPTSPTPPSSEVY
- the ilvN gene encoding acetolactate synthase small subunit gives rise to the protein MRHIISVLIENEPGALSRVVGLFSARGYNIDTLSVAPTEDPSLSRMTIVTFGSDDVIEQITKHLNRLVEVVKVFDLSEGPHIERELMMIKVRAVGKEREELKRTTDIFRGRIIDVTDKSYTIELTGDGAKLDAFIDSIDRASILETVRSGGSGIGRGERILKV
- a CDS encoding acetolactate synthase 3 catalytic subunit, giving the protein MNTSSAEFLATKANQDSTNTNPVTAPPEMIGAEMLVHALHKEGVEFVWGYPGGSVLFIYDEIFKQDKFEHILVRHEQAAVHAADGYARATGKVGVALVTSGPGVTNAVTGIATAYTDSIPMVIISGNVPTYAIGEDAFQEADTVGITRPVVKHNFLVKDVKDLPLVLKKAFHIAQTGRPGPVLIDIPKDVSAAKGPFVYPETLEMRSYNPVVKGHSGQIRKAVALLQEAERPYIYTGGGVILSDAAPELKEFAELLGYPVTNTLMGLGGFPGTSPQFLGMLGMHGTYEANMAMQHSDVLIAIGARFDDRVIGNTQHFASHPRKIIHIDIDPSVISKRVRVDVPIVGNLKEVLVEMTAQLKAGGARKNGDKVAAWWDQINEWRKKDCLKFDEASQIVKPQYVVQKLWELTGGDAIITSDVGQHQMWAAQFYKFDKPRRWINSGGLGTMGVGLPYAMGIKKAFPEQDVFAITGEGSIQMCIQELSTCKQYNTPVKIVSLNNRYLGMVRQWQELTYNKRYSSSYMDSLPDFVKLAEAYGHVGMRIEKKSDVEGALKEAIRLKDRTVFMDFQTDPEENVWPMVQAGKGITEMLLGSEDL
- the ilvC gene encoding ketol-acid reductoisomerase, with amino-acid sequence MKVFYDKDADLSLIKGKKVTIIGYGSQGHAHALNLKDSGCNVTVGLRKDGASWSKAANAGLTVKEVGEAVKDADVVMMLLPDEQIADVYSKEVHGNIKQGAALAFAHGFNVHYGQVQPRADLDVIMIAPKAPGHTVRGTYAQGGGVPHLIAVYQDKSGSARDVALSYATANGGGRAGIIETNFREETETDLFGEQAVLCGGAVELIKAGFETLVEAGYAPEMAYFECLHELKLIVDLIYEGGIANMNYSISNNAEYGEYVTGPRVVTEDTKNAMRQCLKDIQTGEYAKSFILENKAGAPTLISRRRLNAEHDIEVVGAKLRAMMPWIAKNKLVDQTKN
- a CDS encoding RDD family protein, which codes for MTPTELNVLPAPNFWRRVSCCLYEQLVLLGVIALTFLVPNLLLGMMFGIALPSWLSFLYLYLVLGVYFVWYWTKSGQTLAMQTWRIRLIASNGFNLTRPQAMRRYIYGSLWLAPCVLLQWIFHLEKWQIIEMIFTVALFIWPLSIYLDRRESGLRQSLPDRLAGSRLVELPKSLVKLS
- the pssA gene encoding CDP-diacylglycerol--serine O-phosphatidyltransferase, which encodes MTTFRRRGRINRSRLAHRRTESIQDQWAEDMGDGVDYEVEELHPPKPRLRSKGIYLLPNAFTTAALFSGFFAIVNAMNDQFQIAAIAIFASLVLDGMDGRVARMTNTQSAFGEQYDSLADMVSFGVAPALVAYEWALKDLGKWGWLAAFTYCAGAALRLARFNVNTGVVDKKFFQGLPSPAAGSLMAGFIWLADDNKIPVRDTAIPWITFFIAVYAGLTMVSNARFYSGKALDVRYRVPFGVMVLLILTFVLISSNPPLTLFGLFVIYSISGYVIWAWEHLSGKRFS